ACCTGTAAAAGCCCATCCACTGATCCATGTTTATGACTTTGTAGTCGTTTTGGATCTGTGAAACAAAAACCATATGATGCTAAGATTGCAAATAAAAACATTCTGGACATGAAAAAAAAGATGTTATTTTAAAGTGATGAAGACCTTTAAATACTCGACAAAGTAGTCAACTTGGGCTCGGAAAGTAGATCCCATGACGATATCTAGGAGTTGACATATAGTCTCTATGTCTATGCTCTTCTGTTTTTCCTCTGCATTCAACAATAAACAAAGATCATACAATGATACAAAAGCCGTGAATTACAAATATCTCATGGAAAAGCTGAAGTTAATCTTACCTGTTAAGCAATAGCGGAAGGCATAAGCATAGAAATCTGCAAAATTTGATTGCCTTCTGACCTtaaagagattaaaaaaaaacaaggaagaAAAGCTTAGCATGACTCAATGCTCAGAAGACGTCAACCAAACAATATATGACAAAATGAAACGAAAGAATAGAACTTTGAACCTCTTTCTCAAGCTCGGGAAGGGCTTTCTTCAGTTTACTAAGTGTATCAGCTCTTAAAGCTTTAAGACCTCTTCTCCACTCCTCCTACGGATGCACAGTACGTTaataaacaaaaaggaaaaagaaccAAACTCAAATCGAGTAACAGAGAAAGTGATCTCACCTGCGTAAAGTAACCTTGTTTCTCAGCTTTCATTTTCCTGCAATGCAAGAAGAGTAAAtgaaatattgctaaaagaaaaagaaaaagagatgtATTTAGAAAGTTTTGATGGATGGATGGATGATAGTAATAAGTACCAAGCAAGCATCAAGATTCTGATATCAGTATGAGGGACTTGCAGATTGGAGCATAGCTCCTCTATTCCTTCAGGACTGTTCAAGTAACATACCAAAACATATCAGAAGCAATGAATGTTATGGCGGGAAGTGGATATAACAGAAACGAACTAACTTCTTACACTCAATGGCACGCACACTAGGAAGAAACCGAGCTTGAAAAGATCAAAATAGAAACTTACTCAATTAGATTGGAAGAAGTGTTGGCG
The nucleotide sequence above comes from Brassica napus cultivar Da-Ae chromosome A9, Da-Ae, whole genome shotgun sequence. Encoded proteins:
- the LOC106367080 gene encoding DCN1-like protein 4, with translation MRRSSAASKKKSDSITSSTTDLFRSGPSKATSKEMDRIDHLFNQYANTSSNLIDPEGIEELCSNLQVPHTDIRILMLAWKMKAEKQGYFTQEEWRRGLKALRADTLSKLKKALPELEKEVRRQSNFADFYAYAFRYCLTEEKQKSIDIETICQLLDIVMGSTFRAQVDYFVEYLKIQNDYKVINMDQWMGFYRFCNEISFPEMTEYNPELAWPLVLDSFVEWISEKQA